One Candidatus Nitrososphaera evergladensis SR1 genomic window, GTCCAGTCTGTCAAGGTACGCGATTATCTGCTCTATCTGCGAGGTGTACTTGGCAAGCTCCTCGTCTGACAGCTCTATCCTGGAGAGCCAGCCAAGATGCCTCACCTCTTCTCTTGTCACTTTTGCTGTTGTTGTCATTTCTCTATGGCGCCAGCCTGTCAATGTCGCGGGGGTAGAACGTCGCGTCGCGTATGTTCTCTATTTTTGCCAGTGCCATGAGCAGTCTTTCAAGGCCCATGCCAAAGCCGGCGTGGGGCGGGACTCCAAAGTCAAATACGCGAAGGTGATAGTCAAAGGCGTCCGGCTTTAGCCCCTGCTTTTGCATCCTCTCTATCAGTTGATTCTTGCGGTTAATCCTTGTGCTCCCGGACGACATTTCCAGAGGCCCGTACATCAGGTCGAACGACTCGCACACCTTTGGGTCGTCGGCCCTTGGCTTGACGTAGAACGGCTTGGTCGATGTCGGCCAGTCGACGATAAAATAGAACCCGTTGAGGCGCTCGTCCTGCAGGCTCTTCATCACCTGCGGCGAGATGTCGTCGCCCCACTGGATGCGCTCGCCGGCCTCCTGCAGCTTGTCGATGAGGTCAGAGTACGAGTATTTTGGGAACGGCAGCTCAAGGGCGGGCATTGCAATTTCCAGAAACTCCAGGTCTGCCTTGTTGCGGTCCTTGACCGAGTCGATGATGTGGATTATCATTCGCTCAAGGAGCGCCATGACGTCGCCATAGTCGGCAAAGGCGCGCTCGACGTCTACGGACGTGGCTTCTGACAGGTGGCGGTTTGTGCGCGACGGCTCGGCGCGGAATATCGGGCCTATCTCAAAGACGCTCTCAAAGGCCATCGTCAGCTGCTCCTTGTAAAGCTGCGGGCTCTGGGCAAGAAACGCCTCGCGGTCGTAGTAGAATATCGGGAACAGCGCGGCTCCTCCTTCCGTCGCTGTCGCTATCATTTTGGGCGTGCTGACTTCGGCAAAATCCTGCCGCGACAGGAACTCGCGGATTGCGTTCACCACGGTCTGCCGGATGCGAAATATCGAGCCCAGCTGCTGCCTCCTCAGGTCGACTGCGCGAAGGTCAAGGCGGGTGTCGATGCCAACAGGCGACGACTTGCCGGTGGTCATGAAAGGCGCGGCCTTTTTTGCCACCGAGAACGCCTTTATCTCTGCCGGCACGACCTCGGCTCCGTTTGGCGCCTTTTCCTGCGGCCTCACCTTGCCGCGCACGCCTAGCGAGGTGTGCTCCTTGACTTCCTTGGCAAGGGCGAACAGCTGCTCGCCCACCTCGCTCTTTTTGGCAGTCACCTGGACTTCGCCATGCATGTCCTTGATTATAATGAATGAGATATTGCCATGGTCGCGCACGCTTGACACCCAGCCCATTATCACGACCTCCCGGTCTGCCATCGCAGGGCCCACTTCCTTTGAGTAGTGGGTGCGCCTCCACTGGCCCAAGTCTTCTTCCTTCAGCAGTTCTTCTTCCAAATTAAATAGGCGTGTTTGTACTGTAGAGGTTATTAATTTAACCGAAAAGTCAAGGTGCAAGGCAGACAGACGAGAAGACAGGCTGCCAGCATTGCTTCAAAATAGTAATAAAAAGAAAAAGAAAAGATTTTGCCCTCTAGTTTGTCACATGCCGCCGCCCTCGGTCATGTTCATGCCGCCACCACCACCGCCTTCAGCACCACCTTGTTCCGCTGCTGCAAGGTTGGGCATTATTTCATCGACGCCTACAAACACCGTGCTAGTATCAGTCAGTTGCACGTCCTCGCTGCCTGCGTTCTTGATGGCAACGTCGGTGATTATTGGATTGTTCGGGTCGTCATGGGATGCTATGTCTACATGATACATGCACTGCTCCCCCGGAGTTGACAACTGCGAAACGAACTCGAGATTTGCAGGCTTTAGGTCAGGTGCCTGCCCGATCAACACCTGCACTGAAGCATTGTGCTGGGCATCGCAGGGAACTTGTAGCGCAATATGACCCTTCATTATATGGTACGGCGTGGCGTCATATACATGCATAAAGCCGCCTGCGGGAATGGTCAGAGGCCCCGTTAACAAGACAGAATCCCTTGCTATCGTGCTCTCCCCCACTACCACCTGCGCGTTGGCCGTCCCTATTGTTGTTGTCACCCAGGCAGCCGAAAATGCCGCCGTTAATAATATGCCGGTCATTGCAGTCGCCAAAAATCTATGTTTGGTCATCATTGATGCCTTGATTTTGGTGCCGCTGTCGCCTTGAGACATCCTCGTCATATATTTTTCAATGGCTCGATCTTCTTTAAGGATGTCTCACATGTTTTCCTAAGAAATATGCGGTAATTGCTTGAACTGGCTGCAAGTATGGCAAATTTACGATATGCAAGCATAGCATTAATTTTTTCCTTCAGCGCTGCCAAGAGCCTTTGACCGGCATTAGCTGTCAGATGCTTTTTCCACAATGTCTGCAAAAAACTCGCTTCAGCGTCATTCCACATACACGCATATCCACATCTTGGAGCAGAGTTTCTAGAGGCTGCTAACGTTTCAAAGAATTTGCGTAACTAAGAACATGCTAGAAATCCGTGCTACAAAGCATATATCCTATAATGGGTTTTTCATTCCATGAATAGCGTTTCTGCAATCCTCTTGCTTGGACTTTTGTCATTTGGCGCCATAATCTCTTCTTCTGCAAAACCAGCCTTTGCCCACACGTTTAGCGGAGACGAAAGCGCGACATTTCTTGCCAAGGTCGAGGGATTAAAGGTCGAAATAAATCAGATTGGCAAGAACATCTCAAATTCTTCTCTTGTCAAGTGGCACGTCGACAAGATCGGCGAATTCTGGAACGCAAACGATACCAAGGAAGTCGCCGAAAGAAATCAGCGCGTTGCCAATGATGTTACCACAGGTCTGGATAAACTCTTTTCAGAAGTTAACAAGACAAACCCCGATCCTGCAGTGGTCAACCAGACGGCAAGCGGCCTGCAAGATACCCTTGGAGAGGTCGTATCCGTAAGGATTGACAGCTCTGCGCTACAGAATGCAACTGTAAATGCTCTTGCCTTGAGAAGCGTGCTGGATGAAACTCTGGAAGATTATGGAATAGCAACGGGCGTGTCGGAAGAAGAAGAGGAGGAGGGCGGCAACAGCACTTCAGCGGCCAACCAAGCAGCGGAAGCAACGACAGGTCCGGCCAAAATAGTCAACATGGCGGCATACCAGACGGCGCAGGGACTTGCAGCATCTGCAACTGGCATGTTTGACAAGCTAAAGACAATGTCGTCAAGTAACGCTACATCTGCAATAGGTGAGATCGACAAGGGATTAAAAGACCTGCAAAAGGCTATCGCAGACAAGGCACCACTTGACGACGCAAAGAAAATAGTCGACGGCACTATCAACCCTAACTTGCAGGCCGCGTACAGGCTGCAGGTAGTCCCAGAGTTTCCGGTGCCCTTGCTGATGTCCGTGGGCGCTATCGCAGCCGTCGTGGTAATTACAAGGTACTACAGGCATTTTCGCAGAGCTAGCTGAGCTGCAAGACACCGCCAGATATCTTGCGTATGATCTCCTCGGCTTTTTCCTTTTTTACCACGCCTGTCACAAAGTGAGGCTTGCCGCCTCCCCGGCCGTCGGCGCCTGCCGCTTCGCGAAAGACCTTGTTGCAATCAAGATCAATGTTTTCCATCGCTTCGTTCCTTGCAAAGATAAAGTAGGCGTTATTATTGTCGTCACTTTCAGCACCAGCAGCATTATTGTTTTTGTTGGCAATGACTACCACCGCATTGGGTTCGGCTATCTTTTCCCCTGCGAATTCCTGCAGCGACTCGTCAGCAAGGCCGGAAAACACTCCGCTGTAGACCCTGATTTTGCTGTTGTTGTTTTCAGCAGGCACCATCGACCGCAGTTTTTCCATGCTCAATGCCTTTAGCTTTTTAAAGGCAGACTCGCCTTCCAGCCTGACTTTTCTTGCAGTATTTTCCACGGTGTTCAGGTTTGCGCCCAGCTCGCCGCAGACCTTTATCATTTTTGCCGAAAGCGAAACTGCGGTGTCTTTTGCGTGCCTGCCCACTGCAAAGTCTACTTCGTATTCGCTTCCGCTCCTCGACAGCCTAGTTACGAGAAAGAACCCGCACTCTTGCAGGTTGCCGACGTGCTCCATGGCGCACGCGGTGACATCGTGGCCTGCTATCTCTACCACCCGCACCTCTCCGGATATGCGCTGCTCGTTTGCCCGGAGTGAAGGGTTGGCGTTTCTTGCCTCTCCAAGCGAGGGATAGGTGCGGGTCGTCACCTCCCGGCCTTCTTCAATGAGCGCATTTACCATGACCTCTGCCCTCACGATGGTGTCAATGTCCAGCTGCGAAATCGCGATAAAGGCGGTATTGCCGCCATCTTTTTTGTTGTGCTCGACCTTTCTCACCTGCAGCGTCCGGCCAAGGATCTTTTGCAGCGCGCCGATAAACGCGTGCTCGGCCGTATGCGCTGCTGCCACCATCGTCGCCTTTTCTCCTTCCATGTGGCTTGCAATAGGCAGGCAGGGCAATAAAAACATGGAATCTGTCGGGGTTCACGGAGAAAACAAGCGCAGACTCTTCTCACGCGTCGCTACTTCTTTTATACATCTGCACATACACACATGCGCGCGTTTCCAGCGGGCTACAAATACAAGCGTAGTTGTAGATGTTAATTTTTTATCATGGCAGGCTTGCCGGGCAACTGTGACCTTGATCCCGCGGTTTGCTTTTTGCATGAACTTGATGAGAGCAAGGAGTCGTTGGTGTATGACATGCAAGAGTTGTCCCGGTGGCTCGTTGATCTGTCAGTAATACAGTTGCTTGAAGAAAAGAAGTTAAAGAAATTCGATTTCATCGTGACAGAGAACTATCATATCCGGCTCAAGGAGCAGACGGCAAAAGCATTGATTGAAAGGATAAAGTTGAATATGAATGCAAAATCAATATTCAAGGGAAGAGATATGCTTCTTATCAATCAGTTCTATTTGGGAATGTACGGGCGCTTGCAAACTTTGCAGGCAGCAAAACAAAGTCATTGTCATTAGATGTTCCGCAGTTGGAGATTAAGAGAAACGATAGTACAGGATTACAACAGCAAATCCTCTTGATGACGCCGGAAGAAAGGAGGAAGCGCGGAATCAACAAGTCCACGTTGTAGCACAAGAAAAAATAATTGACAGAAGGAAAGACGGTCAAGGTATGTGGCAAATTGCTCTCAAAGCTAGTTTGAGACAGAAGACGCCAAGAATTCTAATTTATTCCTACTATTCCCCCCTAAGAATATCGCTGCGGCGATTACCATGGTGGCTATTGGCCAAGGTGGCTCTGCTTCCAATACAGCTCACACAATAAATCCTATTGTTCAACAGGTCCAAAGTCCGCTTGAACATCATCATTGCCATTCCTTGTTAGCCTCTTCTGATGAGTGCCATCAGCATCCATGATGTAGATTTGAAACCGGTTGCCATCGTCCTTATTATTTGAATATACTATCTTCTTTCCGTCGGGAGACCAACTTGGGTCTACATCATTATCAGTCTTTGAGAAATTATTATTCACTGCTGTCAACCTCTTCTGGTGTGTACCATCAATATCTGTGACACAGACTCTAGCTTGGGCACCGTCTCTTGTACTTATGAATACGATCTTCTTTCCATCCGGCGACCAGTTGGGAGAGTAATTGTGCAAGCTGTTGGTCGTCAGCCGTGTTGGGTGCGAACCGTAAATATCGGTTACATATAGCTCGTATAGAACATCACCGTCCTTCTTGGCTGTACCTACGATCTTTGTTGCATCAGGCGACAGCTTGGGCCAATAAACGATTGCGCTACTATTTGTCAACCGCGTCTGGTTTATGCCATCGGCGTTCATCACATAAATACCAGTTACAAGAGGAAGATCTCCTAGCAGAAATCCCTCACTAAGGTGAGTAGCCTTGGTAAAAAAGATCTTTTTGCCGTCTGACGACCAATTTGGCGATAAATTATCCGCGTAATCATTTGTCAACCGCGTCTGATTCGTACCGTCAGCATTCATTACATAGATCTCGCCAGTGCCATCTCTCCAACTCACAAATGCAATCTTTTTTCCATCAGGTGACCATCGAGGAGAATAGTCGAGCGTATTGTTTGTCAGCCTTCTTTCATTTGTACCATCAGCATCGATTACAGAGATCCCTTGGGTGCCGTCAGCTCTCGTGCTCATAAACACAATTTTGCCATTTTTCCCGGGAAATGCAGCCGATGCTTTCTGAGGAGCAGAAGAAGACATTGTAATAATCATTAATGTGCCCAAGGTTGAGACAACAATTGAAGCCACGAGTAGCATAGACAGAGAGACAGCAGCTATTGCACTTTTCTTGTTGTTGGTAGCGTTATACCCCATATCTTTCACCTTTGCTCTCCTTCTTTGCTAACGCTTCTAAATCTGTGTATTAGCACGATGATTCCAACCGCGAACCCTGCTATCGATGGAAAAATACTCGAGGGAGCATGAAATTCTGGGACGACAGCCTGAGAAAAGGAAACAGAAAAATACATTCTTGAGGTGTTTGTGGGAACCTCTTTTGCCATCCTAAGAATTCCATCCTTGTTTAAG contains:
- the aspS gene encoding aspartate--tRNA(Asn) ligase, translated to MEEELLKEEDLGQWRRTHYSKEVGPAMADREVVIMGWVSSVRDHGNISFIIIKDMHGEVQVTAKKSEVGEQLFALAKEVKEHTSLGVRGKVRPQEKAPNGAEVVPAEIKAFSVAKKAAPFMTTGKSSPVGIDTRLDLRAVDLRRQQLGSIFRIRQTVVNAIREFLSRQDFAEVSTPKMIATATEGGAALFPIFYYDREAFLAQSPQLYKEQLTMAFESVFEIGPIFRAEPSRTNRHLSEATSVDVERAFADYGDVMALLERMIIHIIDSVKDRNKADLEFLEIAMPALELPFPKYSYSDLIDKLQEAGERIQWGDDISPQVMKSLQDERLNGFYFIVDWPTSTKPFYVKPRADDPKVCESFDLMYGPLEMSSGSTRINRKNQLIERMQKQGLKPDAFDYHLRVFDFGVPPHAGFGMGLERLLMALAKIENIRDATFYPRDIDRLAP
- a CDS encoding CRISPR-associated endonuclease Cas1; this translates as MAGLPGNCDLDPAVCFLHELDESKESLVYDMQELSRWLVDLSVIQLLEEKKLKKFDFIVTENYHIRLKEQTAKALIERIKLNMNAKSIFKGRDMLLINQFYLGMYGRLQTLQAAKQSHCH